In Rosa chinensis cultivar Old Blush chromosome 1, RchiOBHm-V2, whole genome shotgun sequence, a genomic segment contains:
- the LOC112182867 gene encoding protein NRT1/ PTR FAMILY 5.4, protein MTLGNNERELLVKMLSSDHQKTPSRGGWNAAIFIIFVEVAERFAYYGLIGNLIMYLTNELHQPTAAAAKNVNLWIGLSSLFPILGAIVADSYLGRFKTIIYSTCIYFLGMVMLCLSASVVPRQYREGAYFVGLYILAVGEGGHKPCVQTFAADQFEEETDEDKEAKSSFFNWWYLAIVVTATAATLGIIYIQDNVSWVLSYSVLAVVIAAGLLLFVLGIRRYRNDDNLLGSPFTTVAQVFVAAAWKCRVKTGRRNDVVYYGDDEGESSGVHSKHKTLANTKQFRFLDKAMIIDEHDASSKMRNPWRLCSLNQVEEVKLVVRLIPIWLSCLMFHAVQSQLHTYFIKQGSTMIRSIGPNFRFPPASLQALVGIVIVTTVPIYDRILVPTVRKFTGHPAGITVLQRIGVGLFLSIINMVVAALVEAKRVGVAREYNLMDNPKAMVPISVWWLLPQYFITGLSDAFTVIGLQELFYDQMPDAMRSLGAAAYISILGVGSFLSSFIISLVETITRNSGEPWLGNNLNRAHLDDFYWVLAGLSALFFGVYVWVAKRFVYKKVVGEASSGEV, encoded by the exons atgacactCGGAAACAACGAGCGTGAGTTACTTGTCAAGATGCTCTCCTCCGACCACCAAAAGACCCCCTCTCGTGGTGGCTGGAACGCCGCCATTTTCATCATCT TCGTCGAGGTTGCAGAGAGGTTTGCTTACTATGGCCTGATAGGTAACCTCATCATGTACCTCACCAATGAGCTCCACCAGCCCACGGCTGCCGCCGCCAAGAACGTCAACTTGTGGATCGGCCTCTCCTCCCTCTTCCCCATCCTCGGGGCCATCGTCGCCGATTCTTACCTCGGCCGCTTCAAGACAATCATCTACTCCACCTGCATTTATTTCCTg GGAATGGTTATGCTGTGCTTGTCTGCTTCGGTGGTTCCTCGGCAGTATCGTGAAGGGGCCTACTTCGTGGGGCTTTACATTCTGGCGGTGGGAGAAGGCGGCCACAAGCCTTGCGTGCAGACCTTCGCCGCCGACCAGTTTGAGGAGGAGACTGATGAGGACAAGGAGGCTAAGAGCTCATTCTTCAACTGGTGGTATTTGGCTATAGTTGTCACCGCTACTGCTGCCACGCTTGGTATCATCTATATTCAG GATAATGTGAGCTGGGTGCTGAGCTATAGTGTCTTGGCAGTGGTAATAGCAGCAGGCCTCCTATTATTTGTACTCGGAATCCGAAGGTATCGGAACGACGATAATCTGTTGGGGAGCCCCTTCACGACGGTGGCACAAGTATTTGTGGCGGCAGCTTGGAAGTGCCGCGTAAAGACGGGTCGTCGGAATGATGTTGTCTACTACGGTGATGATGAGGGTGAGAGCAGTGGGGTTCACTCCAAGCACAAGACATTGGCTAATACTAAACAATTCAG ATTTCTGGACAAGGCAATGATTATTGACGAACATGATGCGTCAAGCAAAATGAGGAATCCTTGGAGGTTGTGCTCTCTAAATCAAGTGGAAGAAGTGAAGCTTGTTGTCCGTCTAATTCCCATATGGTTGAGCTGCCTAATGTTTCACGCAGTTCAATCTCAACTCCACACCTACTTCATCAAACAAGGTTCCACGATGATCAGATCCATCGGACCCAACTTTCGGTTCCCCCCTGCATCACTTCAAGCCCTAGTTGGCATTGTGATCGTAACTACCGTTCCAATCTACGACCGGATTCTTGTCCCGACAGTAAGAAAGTTCACAGGACATCCCGCGGGCATAACAGTCCTCCAACGAATTGGTGTGGGCCTATTCTTGTCCATAATCAACATGGTTGTGGCAGCTCTAGTGGAAGCTAAAAGGGTTGGTGTTGCAAGAGAATATAACCTCATGGATAACCCAAAAGCAATGGTACCAATCAGTGTCTGGTGGTTACTCCCACAATACTTTATCACTGGTTTGTCTGATGCATTCACCGTTATAGGACTCCAAGAGTTGTTCTATGATCAAATGCCAGATGCAATGAGAAGCTTGGGAGCTGCAGCATACATTAGTATTCTTGGAGTTGGAAGCTTTCTTAGCAGTTTCATCATATCCTTGGTGGAAACTATTACCAGAAACTCTGGTGAGCCGTGGTTAGGTAACAATCTCAACCGCGCACACCTTGATGACTTCTACTGGGTGCTTGCAGGACTAAGCGCTCTATTTTTCGGTGTCTATGTGTGGGTTGCAAAGCGATTTGTTTAcaagaaagttgtaggggaAGCATCAAGCGGGGAGGTGTGA